A window of Sphingomonas sp. R1 contains these coding sequences:
- a CDS encoding AraC family transcriptional regulator gives MPPQRRHLFWRDIVAEAFPGMTAIAPEGIRADLARWHLGPVGLARARSARAQVRREGNRDGHNVLLHLQRRGRLTMLHGDAAVSGGMGDILIADDSRPYAIDISDANECLILQVPAALLGDGIGRSNLHGRLLPGQDPHVAFLNHMLLGLWDQRAMLGDIDEGVGELLVDATRLVCRQQCRATFVAAGAETPVAYALRHLADPELGTASLCAATGLSPRAVQKAFLRETGLTPTAFVTDRRLTRAAELLVAEPGRSVTDIAFALGFNDAAFFSRCFRRRFGTTPRAWRCEGARPS, from the coding sequence GTGCCGCCCCAGCGGCGGCACCTCTTCTGGCGCGACATCGTCGCCGAGGCCTTTCCGGGCATGACCGCCATCGCCCCCGAAGGCATCCGCGCCGATCTCGCCCGATGGCACCTGGGGCCGGTGGGCCTTGCCCGCGCCCGCAGCGCGCGGGCGCAGGTGCGGCGCGAGGGCAATCGCGACGGGCACAATGTGCTGCTCCACCTCCAGCGGCGTGGACGGCTGACGATGCTGCACGGCGATGCGGCCGTCTCGGGGGGCATGGGCGACATCCTGATCGCCGACGACAGCCGCCCCTATGCGATCGACATTTCCGATGCGAACGAATGCCTGATCCTGCAGGTGCCCGCCGCGCTGCTCGGCGACGGCATCGGGCGCAGCAATCTGCACGGCCGGCTGCTGCCGGGGCAGGATCCGCACGTCGCCTTCCTCAACCACATGCTGCTCGGGCTGTGGGACCAGCGCGCGATGCTCGGCGATATCGACGAGGGCGTGGGCGAGCTGCTGGTCGACGCGACCCGGCTCGTCTGTCGCCAGCAATGTCGCGCCACCTTCGTCGCCGCTGGCGCGGAAACGCCCGTGGCCTATGCGCTGCGGCACCTCGCCGATCCCGAGCTCGGCACCGCGAGCCTGTGCGCGGCGACTGGGCTGAGCCCGCGTGCGGTGCAGAAGGCGTTCCTTCGTGAGACCGGGCTGACCCCCACCGCCTTCGTCACCGATCGCCGGCTCACCCGCGCGGCCGAATTGCTGGTGGCGGAGCCGGGTCGCAGCGTGACCGATATCGCCTTCGCGCTCGGCTTCAATGACGCCGCCTTTTTCAGCCGCTGCTTCCGCCGCCGGTTCGGCACCACCCCGCGCGCGTGGCGCTGCGAGGGTGCGCGTCCGTCCTGA
- a CDS encoding TonB-dependent receptor, with translation MRIGLATALLASAAWAVPVWAQTTEPPAQPDAKPQDGGIAEIVVTAQKRAENVQDVPIAISAFGATTLQERAVGSVAQLSAIAPNVNLDAGTPFSGSPAVLSAYIRGIGSDDFAFNIDPGVGLYLDGVYLARTVGANQDLMDVARVEVLKGPQGTLFGRNTIGGAISIVTRDPGKEFRVQGDVTTGSYKRLNARGAVDIPITGELGAILSFGVQSRDGFLKRIPYPDQRANNTPSYTAFSAAGYGNSPREGGNDNWNLRGKAKWSNGGPLTLTLSGDYSRDKGTSANKLIATAETVPGNFAGSANLPGTAFDPTGTTGFNFAGLYNFCIGASSAQIAARNAQALCGTSGTQFNPRFQVPSYAGVNVDTNPSNNRLPWDSRYLIADPDKSYATGNSFSDLKNWGFSGVIDYDLSDAVALKSISAYRQLNWAAGLDADGSPLNFLQLSFTMRQWQFSQEVQLLGKALDNKLNYVLGGYYFKEAGNLHDYVTFAEGQVQVDGPNRLETANYAAFGQIDYRATDWLGLTIGGRYTNEKKRFEGGQQELNGFNYKLFGCSDANGNIRPAGPFPLAPVSCQAGLGYPDPSNPVRVYVPGMNRKSFSDFSPKFGVQLHPNDDVMVYGSWSRGYKTGGWTTRLTNPQGNVAPDFNEEKATTIEVGVKSTLFDRKLQLNAAAFTTDYKDIQLNIQIGTSPTIANAGDARIRGFELEAIAAPVRGLTINSSLGYIDAYYTRVSAAAAAVGGPSPFQAGTVVGAPLPKTPSWKVNVSPRYETRIGNGGSVILLADWSHASSVWNDTQRTYVLRRGAVDLVNASIAYQEPGAHWTLTAGGTNLTDNRYLTSGGANIADGTFFGTYSRPREWYVRFGFKF, from the coding sequence ATGCGCATTGGTCTCGCCACGGCCCTGCTCGCGTCGGCGGCATGGGCGGTGCCCGTCTGGGCACAAACCACCGAACCGCCGGCCCAGCCCGACGCCAAGCCGCAGGACGGCGGCATTGCCGAAATCGTGGTGACCGCGCAGAAGCGCGCCGAAAACGTCCAGGACGTGCCCATCGCCATCTCCGCCTTCGGGGCGACCACGCTGCAGGAGCGGGCCGTGGGCAGCGTCGCGCAGCTCTCGGCCATTGCACCCAACGTCAATCTCGATGCAGGCACCCCCTTCTCGGGCTCGCCTGCGGTGCTGTCCGCCTATATCCGCGGCATCGGATCGGACGATTTCGCCTTCAACATCGATCCCGGCGTCGGCCTCTATCTCGACGGCGTCTATCTGGCGCGTACCGTGGGCGCCAACCAGGACTTGATGGACGTCGCCCGTGTCGAGGTGCTGAAGGGCCCGCAGGGCACGCTGTTCGGCCGCAACACGATCGGCGGCGCGATCTCGATCGTCACGCGCGATCCGGGCAAGGAGTTCCGCGTCCAGGGCGACGTGACCACCGGCAGCTACAAGCGCCTCAATGCACGCGGTGCGGTCGACATCCCCATCACCGGCGAACTCGGCGCGATCCTCAGCTTCGGCGTGCAATCGCGCGACGGCTTCCTGAAGCGGATCCCCTATCCCGACCAGCGCGCCAACAACACGCCCTCCTACACCGCCTTCTCGGCGGCCGGATACGGCAATTCCCCGCGCGAGGGCGGCAACGACAACTGGAATCTGCGCGGCAAGGCCAAATGGTCGAACGGCGGTCCGCTCACCCTCACGCTCTCCGGCGACTACAGCCGCGACAAGGGTACCAGCGCCAACAAGCTGATCGCCACGGCGGAGACGGTGCCCGGCAATTTCGCCGGTAGCGCCAACCTGCCCGGCACCGCCTTCGACCCCACCGGCACGACCGGCTTCAACTTTGCCGGGCTCTACAATTTCTGCATCGGCGCAAGCTCGGCGCAGATCGCCGCCCGCAACGCCCAGGCGCTGTGCGGCACCTCCGGCACCCAGTTCAACCCGCGCTTCCAGGTGCCGAGCTATGCCGGCGTCAACGTCGATACCAACCCGTCCAACAACCGGCTGCCCTGGGACAGCCGCTATCTCATCGCCGATCCGGATAAGAGCTACGCCACCGGCAACAGCTTCTCGGACCTCAAGAACTGGGGCTTCTCTGGCGTGATCGACTATGACCTGAGCGATGCCGTCGCGCTCAAGTCGATCTCCGCCTACCGCCAGCTCAACTGGGCCGCCGGGCTGGACGCCGATGGCTCGCCGCTCAACTTTCTCCAGCTCAGCTTCACCATGCGCCAGTGGCAGTTCAGCCAGGAGGTCCAGCTGCTCGGCAAGGCGCTGGACAACAAGCTGAACTATGTGCTCGGCGGCTATTATTTCAAGGAAGCCGGCAACCTCCATGATTATGTGACCTTCGCCGAGGGGCAGGTGCAGGTCGATGGCCCCAACCGGCTGGAGACCGCCAATTATGCCGCCTTCGGCCAGATCGACTATCGCGCCACCGACTGGCTCGGGCTCACCATCGGCGGCCGCTACACCAACGAAAAGAAGCGCTTCGAAGGCGGCCAGCAGGAACTGAACGGCTTCAACTACAAGCTGTTCGGCTGTTCGGACGCGAACGGCAACATCCGGCCGGCCGGTCCTTTCCCGCTGGCGCCAGTCTCCTGCCAGGCAGGCCTCGGCTATCCGGACCCCAGCAATCCGGTGCGCGTCTATGTGCCGGGGATGAACCGGAAGTCGTTCAGCGACTTCTCGCCGAAGTTCGGCGTGCAGCTCCACCCGAACGACGATGTCATGGTCTATGGCAGCTGGTCGCGCGGCTACAAGACCGGCGGCTGGACCACCCGCCTCACCAATCCGCAGGGCAATGTCGCGCCCGACTTCAACGAGGAGAAGGCGACGACGATCGAGGTGGGCGTCAAGTCGACGCTGTTCGACCGCAAGCTGCAGCTCAACGCCGCGGCGTTCACCACCGACTACAAGGACATCCAGCTCAACATCCAGATCGGCACCTCGCCTACCATCGCCAATGCCGGCGATGCGCGGATCCGCGGCTTCGAGCTGGAGGCGATCGCCGCCCCCGTGCGCGGCCTCACGATCAACAGCTCGCTGGGCTATATCGACGCCTATTACACCCGCGTCTCGGCCGCCGCCGCGGCGGTGGGCGGTCCGAGCCCGTTCCAGGCGGGCACCGTGGTCGGCGCGCCGCTGCCCAAGACGCCCAGCTGGAAGGTCAACGTCTCGCCCCGCTACGAAACGCGGATCGGCAATGGCGGATCGGTGATCCTGCTCGCCGACTGGAGCCATGCGAGCAGCGTGTGGAACGATACCCAGCGCACCTATGTGCTGCGCCGCGGTGCGGTCGACCTCGTCAATGCCAGCATCGCCTATCAGGAGCCGGGCGCGCATTGGACGCTGACGGCGGGCGGCACCAACCTCACCGACAATCGCTATCTCACCTCCGGCGGCGCGAACATCGCCGACGGCACCTTCTTCGGCACCTATAGCCGCCCGCGCGAATGGTATGTGCGGTTCGGCTTCAAGTTCTAA
- a CDS encoding NAD(P)-dependent alcohol dehydrogenase yields MDIHAAVTEAAGGGFRIETLRIDAPGPAQVLVRVVACGVCHTDMVMRDGALPVPFPAVFGHEGAGVIEAVGPGVGGLAVGDRVLLSFDSCGACPACHDHQPGYCPEFFPRNFLGALAPDQGGLWRGEERIGSNIFGQSAFATHALAHPRNVVKVDADLPLPLLAPLGCGIQTGAGTVLETLRLQPGQSIAVFGAGAVGLAAVMAAAIAGAGRIALLDRHAHRLALGEELGATETAASLDMLSGPFDHIVDTTGVPALLGPAIDLLGARGTLALVGAYPSDPKLALDASAIMSLGRRIVGVVEGGIDPQRFIPELIAHYRAGRLPMEKLVRTYPFAAIDQAIHDSETGAVIKPVLLMEADA; encoded by the coding sequence ATGGACATCCACGCAGCCGTCACCGAGGCGGCAGGCGGCGGCTTTCGGATCGAGACGCTGCGGATCGATGCCCCGGGCCCGGCGCAGGTATTGGTGCGCGTCGTCGCCTGCGGCGTGTGCCACACCGACATGGTGATGCGCGACGGCGCGCTGCCGGTCCCCTTTCCTGCCGTATTCGGCCATGAGGGCGCCGGCGTGATCGAGGCGGTGGGGCCGGGGGTCGGCGGCCTCGCGGTGGGCGACCGGGTGCTGCTCAGCTTCGACAGCTGCGGTGCCTGCCCCGCCTGCCACGACCATCAGCCGGGCTATTGCCCCGAATTCTTCCCGCGCAACTTCCTCGGTGCGCTCGCCCCCGATCAGGGCGGGCTGTGGCGCGGGGAGGAACGGATCGGCAGCAACATCTTCGGCCAGTCGGCCTTCGCCACCCACGCACTCGCCCATCCGCGCAACGTGGTGAAGGTGGATGCCGACCTGCCGCTCCCGCTGCTCGCGCCGCTCGGTTGCGGGATCCAGACCGGGGCCGGCACCGTGCTGGAAACGCTGCGCCTCCAGCCCGGCCAGTCGATCGCGGTGTTCGGCGCGGGGGCGGTCGGGCTGGCCGCCGTGATGGCGGCGGCGATCGCCGGGGCAGGGCGGATCGCCCTGCTCGACCGCCACGCCCACCGGCTCGCACTGGGCGAGGAGCTTGGCGCGACTGAAACCGCCGCCAGCCTCGATATGCTGTCCGGGCCGTTTGATCACATCGTCGATACGACCGGCGTGCCCGCGCTGCTCGGTCCGGCGATCGACCTGCTGGGCGCACGCGGCACACTGGCCCTGGTCGGCGCCTATCCGTCCGACCCCAAGCTGGCGCTCGATGCCTCGGCGATCATGAGCCTCGGCCGCAGGATCGTCGGCGTGGTCGAGGGCGGCATCGATCCGCAGCGCTTCATCCCCGAGCTGATCGCGCACTATCGTGCCGGCCGGCTGCCGATGGAGAAGCTGGTGCGCACCTATCCCTTTGCCGCCATCGATCAGGCGATTCACGACTCCGAAACCGGTGCGGTGATCAAGCCGGTGCTGCTGATGGAGGCGGACGCATGA
- a CDS encoding alpha/beta hydrolase codes for MTPGTPRPDVAAFLAYLEENAAPPISALPVEAARLVMRANCAVADLPPTPLARVQDWTIPGPAGAIPARLYDRRLDRLSGPLVLFFHGGGFVIGDLGTHHSFCTWLADTLDLPVLAIDYRLAPEHPYPAAVDDAEAAARWIAGAPDVFGFQVTGLIPCGDSAGGNLAIVTTQQLALRPASVPVRACWALYPYVGGGTDWPSHRRFGEGHFLAADDMAWFDARYAAPEGDPRHDCLLGPVPPTPLLLHTAELDPLHDAAHAYADRVAATGMPVQRLEAMGMIHGFIHFRQALPSAQEDCAAFAAAARAMLAGPLAVPA; via the coding sequence ATGACCCCGGGAACCCCGCGACCCGATGTCGCCGCCTTTCTCGCCTATCTGGAGGAAAACGCGGCGCCCCCGATCTCGGCGCTGCCGGTGGAAGCGGCGCGGCTGGTGATGCGCGCGAACTGCGCCGTCGCCGATCTGCCGCCGACGCCGCTGGCCCGCGTGCAGGACTGGACCATCCCCGGCCCCGCCGGCGCGATCCCCGCCCGGCTCTACGACCGGCGCCTCGATCGGCTGTCCGGCCCGCTGGTGCTGTTCTTCCATGGCGGCGGGTTCGTGATCGGCGATCTGGGCACGCATCACAGCTTCTGCACCTGGCTGGCCGATACGCTCGACCTGCCGGTGCTCGCGATCGACTATCGCCTTGCCCCCGAGCACCCCTACCCGGCCGCGGTGGACGATGCCGAAGCGGCGGCACGCTGGATCGCCGGTGCCCCGGACGTGTTCGGCTTCCAGGTGACCGGACTCATCCCCTGCGGCGACAGTGCCGGCGGCAACCTGGCCATCGTCACCACGCAGCAGCTGGCCCTGCGGCCGGCATCGGTGCCGGTCCGCGCCTGCTGGGCACTCTACCCCTATGTCGGCGGTGGCACGGACTGGCCGTCGCACCGCCGCTTTGGGGAGGGCCATTTCCTCGCCGCCGATGACATGGCCTGGTTCGACGCACGTTATGCCGCGCCGGAGGGCGATCCCCGCCATGACTGCCTGTTGGGACCGGTCCCGCCGACGCCGCTGCTGCTCCACACCGCCGAGCTGGATCCGCTCCACGACGCTGCCCATGCCTATGCCGATCGGGTCGCCGCCACCGGCATGCCCGTGCAGCGACTGGAAGCGATGGGCATGATTCACGGCTTCATCCATTTCCGTCAGGCATTGCCTTCCGCCCAGGAGGACTGCGCGGCCTTTGCCGCCGCCGCGCGCGCCATGCTGGCAGGCCCGCTCGCGGTGCCGGCCTGA
- a CDS encoding DUF4403 family protein, translated as MRARYLLAMTALALAGCTGKRSDGAPPKAQDKITVPPELSNLTLPLDAGLTDLAAALERAVPRRLWGIDAAGQTCVDSKRVDLGIATVKTPKIKCRIVGDVTRGRMTIGGSGETIRLAMPLHAVVRAENVAGVARETATADAMAHAVIRLSLAPDWTPHGKISIDYAWADAPHVDLLGQRIEFTRQADRKLAPIVAKLERELPRELQKLGVRKKIEEAWRSAFTTLSLNREDPPVWMRVTPKQLRYGGYAISGNHLQLRLGMEARTETFVGQRPADPTPTPLPAMQPLTGQIGKVSLFLPVIADYQELEPVLMKALVKRQARPFEVPGVGPVRAKFEKATIYGTKGKQMAVGLLFSAEDVAGRIGRTRGTVWLTATPVNLPNSRRVDFQNLGVSGTTDMTGGDLILQLMNAPGMSGFIAGALTQNFERDYAELLGKVSRAIASRREGPLRIDARMDRTRTGALQASGQGLYLPVWAEGTATVRLAR; from the coding sequence ATGCGCGCACGGTATCTGTTGGCGATGACGGCGCTTGCGCTTGCCGGCTGCACGGGCAAGCGCAGCGACGGCGCGCCGCCCAAGGCGCAGGACAAGATCACGGTGCCGCCCGAGCTTTCCAATCTCACCCTGCCGCTCGACGCCGGTCTGACCGATCTGGCCGCCGCGCTGGAACGGGCGGTGCCGCGCCGTTTGTGGGGCATCGACGCCGCCGGCCAGACATGCGTCGATTCCAAGCGCGTCGATCTCGGCATCGCCACCGTCAAGACGCCGAAGATCAAGTGCCGCATCGTCGGCGACGTCACGCGCGGCCGGATGACGATCGGCGGCAGCGGCGAGACGATCCGCCTGGCGATGCCGCTGCACGCGGTCGTCCGGGCTGAGAATGTCGCGGGCGTCGCGCGCGAAACGGCAACCGCGGACGCGATGGCCCATGCCGTGATCCGTCTCTCGCTCGCCCCCGACTGGACGCCGCACGGCAAGATCTCGATCGACTATGCCTGGGCCGATGCCCCGCACGTCGATCTGCTCGGTCAGCGCATCGAGTTCACCCGCCAGGCGGATCGCAAGCTGGCGCCGATCGTCGCCAAGCTGGAGCGCGAACTGCCGCGCGAGCTGCAGAAGCTGGGCGTGCGCAAGAAGATCGAGGAGGCATGGCGGTCGGCCTTCACCACCCTGTCGCTCAACCGCGAGGATCCGCCGGTGTGGATGCGGGTGACGCCCAAGCAGCTGCGCTATGGCGGCTATGCGATCAGCGGCAACCATCTCCAGCTGCGGCTCGGCATGGAGGCACGGACCGAGACCTTTGTCGGCCAGCGACCGGCCGATCCCACCCCTACCCCGCTGCCCGCGATGCAACCGCTCACGGGGCAGATCGGCAAGGTCTCGCTGTTCCTGCCGGTGATCGCCGACTATCAGGAGCTGGAGCCGGTGCTGATGAAGGCGCTGGTCAAGCGCCAGGCGCGGCCGTTCGAGGTGCCGGGCGTCGGGCCGGTGCGGGCGAAGTTCGAAAAGGCCACGATCTACGGTACCAAGGGCAAGCAGATGGCAGTGGGTCTGCTCTTCTCGGCGGAGGACGTAGCCGGGCGGATCGGGCGAACGCGCGGCACCGTGTGGCTGACCGCGACGCCGGTCAACCTGCCCAATTCGCGCCGGGTCGACTTCCAGAATCTGGGGGTCAGCGGCACCACCGACATGACCGGCGGCGACCTCATCCTGCAGCTGATGAACGCCCCCGGGATGAGCGGCTTCATCGCTGGCGCCCTCACCCAGAATTTCGAGCGCGACTATGCCGAGCTGCTCGGCAAGGTCAGCCGTGCGATCGCCAGCCGGCGCGAGGGGCCGCTCAGGATCGATGCCCGGATGGACCGCACCCGCACCGGCGCGCTCCAGGCATCGGGCCAGGGGCTGTATTTGCCGGTATGGGCCGAGGGAACGGCGACCGTGCGGCTCGCCCGCTGA
- a CDS encoding lactonase family protein, with product MTHSAPSLSRRALLGSAVALGACPTALLARTNDTGLIAGTYRNEGGPGLVPLLPGAKGWTTGTPLPAIRNASFGVRGATGLRYLLDEQAEGRLGVYDASFRRIADASTLGADPCHAALSQDGRRLAVANYSSGSVALFALDPAGRPIGEARRIAHEGSGPNRERQTGPHAHWVGFTAGGTQLHSVDLGADAVFLHRIGAKGAIDTSIAYRTDPGAGPRHLARHPKLPIAYLVTELANTVTVLRAHPDGRFTALAMLSTLPKGFTGASAGAHIAVNRGGTRLYISNRGHDSIAVFAIDRAGGLAPIQHAACGGHWPRLFLLREEAGELLVANERSANIARLALAKDGRLGPAAHGTDLPGVVFLSA from the coding sequence ATGACCCATTCCGCACCTTCGCTGAGCCGTCGCGCGCTGCTCGGCTCCGCGGTCGCGCTCGGCGCCTGCCCGACCGCGCTGCTGGCCCGCACGAACGACACCGGCCTGATCGCCGGCACCTATCGGAACGAGGGCGGCCCCGGCCTGGTGCCGCTGCTGCCCGGGGCCAAGGGCTGGACGACCGGCACGCCGCTGCCGGCAATCCGCAATGCCTCGTTCGGCGTGCGTGGCGCGACCGGCCTGCGCTACCTGCTCGACGAGCAGGCCGAAGGGCGGCTCGGCGTCTATGATGCCTCGTTCAGACGGATCGCGGACGCATCCACGCTGGGCGCCGATCCGTGCCATGCCGCCCTGTCGCAGGACGGCCGCCGGCTGGCGGTGGCCAATTATTCGAGCGGCAGCGTCGCGCTGTTCGCACTGGATCCCGCCGGTCGCCCGATCGGCGAGGCTCGCCGGATCGCGCACGAGGGCAGCGGCCCCAATCGCGAGCGCCAGACGGGCCCGCACGCGCATTGGGTGGGCTTTACCGCCGGGGGCACGCAGCTCCATTCGGTCGATCTCGGCGCGGACGCGGTGTTCCTGCACCGGATCGGCGCGAAGGGCGCGATCGACACCAGCATCGCCTATCGTACCGATCCCGGCGCGGGCCCGCGCCACCTGGCGCGCCATCCGAAGCTGCCGATCGCCTATCTGGTCACCGAGCTGGCCAACACGGTGACGGTGCTGCGCGCGCACCCCGATGGCCGCTTCACCGCGCTCGCCATGCTCTCGACGCTGCCCAAGGGTTTCACCGGCGCCTCTGCCGGTGCGCATATCGCGGTCAATCGCGGCGGCACGCGGCTCTATATCTCCAATCGCGGGCATGACAGCATCGCGGTGTTCGCGATCGACCGCGCCGGCGGGCTGGCGCCGATCCAGCATGCCGCGTGCGGCGGGCACTGGCCCCGGCTGTTCCTGCTCCGCGAAGAGGCCGGCGAACTGCTCGTTGCCAACGAGCGTTCGGCCAACATCGCGCGGCTGGCCCTGGCGAAGGACGGGCGGCTGGGCCCGGCCGCGCACGGGACCGATCTGCCCGGCGTGGTGTTCCTCTCGGCCTGA
- a CDS encoding SDR family oxidoreductase: MTTGASRRDLLKTAAAAGAATAAGPAFAQAASTAPAPDPQTKYTDRPFPEQRQKWPALQRDMQPVPDCGERSYRGSGKLAGRKALVTGGDSGIGRAAAIAFAREGADVAINYFPTEEPDAQDVAKLLRGEGRKVVLLPGDLTDQGFCVDLVARAHRQLGGLDILVNNAAYQQSKASIAEISFEQFDRTLKTNLYAMFWITKTAIPLMKPGAAIINTASVNSFAPEKELLDYATTKGGIAIFTKGLAKQLAKQGIRVNAVAPGPIWTPLQVAGGQLPGEMGKFGQDTPLGRAGQPAELAPLYVALASNEFSYTDGSVFGANGGTGAV; this comes from the coding sequence ATGACCACCGGAGCCAGCCGCCGCGATCTTCTGAAAACCGCTGCGGCCGCAGGTGCCGCTACTGCCGCCGGGCCCGCCTTCGCGCAAGCCGCGAGCACGGCGCCGGCACCCGACCCGCAGACCAAATATACCGATCGCCCGTTTCCCGAGCAGCGCCAGAAATGGCCCGCCCTCCAGCGCGACATGCAGCCGGTGCCCGATTGCGGCGAGCGCAGCTATCGCGGATCGGGCAAGCTGGCCGGGCGCAAGGCACTGGTGACCGGCGGCGACTCCGGCATCGGTCGCGCCGCGGCGATCGCCTTTGCCCGCGAGGGCGCCGACGTCGCGATCAACTATTTTCCGACCGAGGAACCCGATGCGCAGGACGTCGCCAAGCTGCTGCGCGGCGAGGGCCGCAAGGTGGTCCTGCTCCCCGGCGACCTCACCGATCAGGGCTTCTGCGTCGATCTGGTCGCCCGCGCCCATCGCCAGCTCGGCGGGCTCGACATCCTGGTGAACAATGCCGCCTACCAGCAGTCCAAGGCTTCGATCGCGGAGATCAGCTTCGAGCAGTTCGATCGCACGCTGAAGACCAATCTCTACGCGATGTTCTGGATCACCAAGACGGCGATCCCGCTGATGAAGCCCGGCGCAGCGATCATCAACACCGCCTCGGTCAATTCCTTCGCGCCCGAGAAGGAACTGCTCGACTATGCCACCACCAAGGGCGGAATCGCGATCTTCACCAAGGGCCTGGCCAAGCAGCTCGCCAAGCAGGGAATCCGGGTGAATGCCGTGGCACCGGGGCCGATCTGGACGCCGCTGCAGGTCGCCGGCGGCCAGCTGCCGGGCGAGATGGGCAAGTTCGGCCAGGATACACCGCTTGGCCGTGCCGGCCAGCCGGCCGAGCTGGCACCGCTCTACGTTGCGCTCGCCTCGAACGAGTTCAGCTATACCGATGGCAGCGTGTTCGGGGCGAATGGCGGCACCGGCGCCGTCTGA
- a CDS encoding DUF1800 domain-containing protein: MSSVSRKFLAAGAAMGLALLAACDGGGGGGTSGGGLVGPAAAPSPAPTPAGVTLDDSVRLAQQASFGPTVALVERIRALGVPGWLDEQFGATGSTYADLATDVRSDSCAAGDTACTTLRFTRTPVAMRFYADAITAPDQLRQRVAFALSQMIVASEAAVRSTAGIAAFNQLFLTNAFGNYRDLLLAVTMNGYMGDYLDMADSRRGTPSENYAREFLQLFSMGPDQLAMDGTPQRDASGGTIPNYTADDIREVARALTGWTYARVGNAAATDNQAIAYAQPMIAVPGRYDSAEKKFLGTTVAAGASQQASVAAVIDAAFNHGSTPPFVARHLITHLVTPNPSPAYIGRVAAVFVNNGSGVRGDLKAVVRAILTDAEARTPQPSSGGKLKEPVLAMTSLARAIGVTTDGYVFQVRDATIAQPVMRAPSVFNFYPDDFPLPGSATLRSPASKLLTSSTVLRLHNLVYDWTVSGDAGRSEYAAVSTIPGSSGSVPVWADWEAFGDNVDGMVDRINLLLFANGLTKAQRDALKAAGVAVTIADPKLQARKRAQMMLYVAGTSPMFLVDR; this comes from the coding sequence GTGTCTAGCGTATCGAGGAAGTTCCTGGCGGCGGGTGCCGCCATGGGGTTGGCATTGCTGGCCGCCTGCGATGGCGGCGGTGGCGGCGGCACGAGCGGCGGCGGTCTGGTCGGTCCGGCCGCGGCCCCCTCTCCCGCGCCGACGCCGGCCGGCGTCACCCTGGACGACAGCGTCCGCCTGGCGCAGCAGGCGAGTTTCGGACCCACGGTCGCGCTGGTCGAGCGCATCCGCGCGCTGGGGGTCCCGGGCTGGCTCGACGAGCAGTTCGGCGCCACCGGCAGCACCTATGCCGATCTCGCCACCGACGTGCGCAGCGACAGCTGCGCCGCCGGCGACACGGCGTGCACGACGCTGCGCTTCACGCGAACGCCGGTGGCGATGCGCTTCTATGCCGACGCCATCACCGCGCCCGATCAGCTGCGCCAGCGGGTCGCCTTCGCCCTCTCGCAGATGATCGTCGCCTCCGAAGCGGCGGTCCGCTCGACCGCAGGCATCGCCGCGTTCAACCAGCTGTTCCTGACCAATGCCTTCGGCAATTATCGCGATCTGCTGCTCGCGGTGACGATGAACGGCTATATGGGCGACTATCTCGACATGGCGGACAGCCGCCGCGGCACGCCATCCGAAAACTACGCCCGCGAATTCCTGCAGCTCTTCTCGATGGGGCCGGACCAGCTGGCGATGGACGGCACGCCGCAGCGCGACGCCAGCGGCGGCACCATTCCCAACTATACCGCCGACGATATCCGGGAGGTTGCCCGTGCCCTCACCGGCTGGACCTATGCGCGGGTCGGCAATGCCGCCGCCACGGACAATCAGGCGATCGCCTATGCCCAGCCGATGATCGCGGTGCCCGGTCGCTACGACAGTGCCGAGAAGAAATTCCTCGGCACCACGGTAGCGGCCGGCGCCTCGCAGCAGGCGAGCGTGGCGGCCGTGATCGACGCCGCGTTCAACCACGGCTCGACGCCGCCCTTTGTTGCACGCCACCTGATCACCCACCTCGTCACCCCCAATCCCTCGCCGGCCTATATCGGTCGGGTCGCCGCGGTGTTCGTCAACAACGGCAGCGGCGTGCGCGGTGACCTGAAGGCGGTGGTCCGCGCGATCCTCACCGATGCCGAGGCACGCACCCCCCAGCCGTCGAGCGGCGGCAAGCTCAAGGAACCGGTGCTGGCGATGACCAGCCTTGCGCGCGCGATCGGCGTCACCACCGACGGCTATGTCTTCCAGGTGCGCGACGCGACCATCGCGCAGCCGGTGATGCGGGCGCCCTCGGTGTTCAACTTCTATCCGGACGACTTCCCGCTGCCGGGCAGCGCCACCCTTCGCAGTCCTGCCTCGAAGCTGCTGACCAGCAGCACCGTGCTGCGGCTCCACAACCTCGTCTATGACTGGACGGTGAGCGGCGATGCCGGGCGCAGCGAATATGCCGCCGTCAGCACCATTCCCGGCAGTTCGGGCTCGGTGCCGGTCTGGGCCGACTGGGAGGCGTTCGGCGACAATGTCGACGGCATGGTCGATCGCATCAACCTGCTCCTGTTCGCCAACGGCCTGACCAAGGCGCAGCGCGACGCGCTGAAGGCCGCCGGCGTCGCCGTCACCATTGCCGATCCGAAGCTGCAGGCCCGCAAGCGGGCGCAGATGATGCTCTACGTCGCCGGCACCAGCCCGATGTTCCTGGTCGATCGCTGA